The Tautonia plasticadhaerens nucleotide sequence CGCCACCCCGCCCAACTCCAGTTCGAGCACGGCGGCGTCGAGGTCGGCCACCTCGAACGCCAGGTGCCTCAGGCCGCTCGCCTCGGGGTAGCTCGGGCGCCTCGGGGGATCGGGGAACGAGAACAGCTCGACCTGCGTCCCGTCGGGCAGCCGGAGGTCGAGCTTGTACGAGTCCCGGGCCTCCCGGTAGATCTCGGAGACGACTTCCAGGCCCAGCGTCTCGGCGTAGAACCGCCGGGACCGCGCGTAATCCGAGCAGATGATCGCGACGTGATGCGTCCGGAGCAGCCTCATCCGCCATCTCCCCCGTCGGCGACCCCCGACCCCGACCACTCCTCGAAGAGCCGGACCATCGCCTCGGGGATCCGCCTGGGCCGGTGGCTCCGGGGGTCGACGGCCACCCAGAGGGTCCGGACCTTCGTGAGCAACCGGTCGTCGCTCGGGCGGAGGATCTCGACGAACCGCTCGAAGGTCGCGCCGTCGGCCATCCCCACCCAGGTCCGCGCGACCAGCTCGTCGCCGGGCAGGGCCGGCTTGAGGTAGTCGATCTCGTGCCGCCGGGCGACCCAGAGCAGCGCCTCGGCCAGCTCACCGGTCACCACCGCCTTCCAGTGCGCGACGGCCGCGTCCTGCGCGTACCGCAGGTAGACGACGTTGTTGACGTGCCCCATGCGGTCGATGTCCCGGGGGCCGACCGTCACGGGATGCTCGAAGACCCGGGGCTCAGCCATCCGATCACTCCGAGGGTCCCGCCCGACCAGCCCGTCCCGGCGTAATCGCCGACCGTCCCATTTTACCGGCTCCGAGGCCGCCGGTGACTCCACTCGGGAGTCCTCCCGATCCAATGTGACTGAAATCCCTTCCTCCCCCGATCTTAAAAGGTGTGGGCCCGATCTCCCGGCCCGCGTGCCTCCCCCCGCGCCGAGAACCCGCACCGTGCCCGAACTCCTTCGCCCCGACTCCCCTCGCCCCCGACGATCCCCCCGACCACCCGCGGGGGGCCGGCCCGCGCGCCGAGGTCGCCCGTCCCCGGCTCCGAGCCCGGTCGGCCGTCCCGCCGCCCGACCGGCGCGTCGGGGACGCGCACCGAAGCGGAGCGAACCCATTCCCGGGCAGGACATCCTGCGACAACTGATTCACTTGAAAGGGATTGCATCGCATGGGTCGCCTCGCGGGATCAGCGCACCGTCCGCGTCCGGCCCGCAACCCGGTCGCATCCCGCCGGGGCCGCCCCCCGCCGCGTCCCCCCCCGGGGCGGCCACCGCCGCCCGGGCCCCGAGGGTGTCCGGTGCGCCGCGACGGAGCGAACCCATTTTCGAGGCGTCAGATCGCGGGCAAGTTGATTCGCCGGAACGATTTGCGTTCCGGGAAGTGCGGCACCTCGTCGGCGCACCGGCCGCGTCCCGGCCACCTCGGGGCCGTCGCTCCCCGCCCGTCGGCCGGGTCGCCCCGATGTGGCCCTTCCCCGCGGCGTCGCCGTCCCGGTGCGCCGCGCGGAGCGAACCCAATTGGGTTTCGGGATTTTCCTTTCTGGAAAACGACTTGCGTCGGATTCGCTGGGCCCCGCGGTGGCGCACCGGCCGCGTCCGGGCCCCCGATTGTTCGTCCCGCTGGTCCCGGGACGGGCGGATTTCTCCGGAACTTCTCGTGCCTCCCGGTTCGGGATCGGGCTAAGATGCCGGTCCTTCCCCACCTACCCGAGACCTCCCCCCCAGCGAGGACCGCCGGACGATGATCGACCCGAACGAGATCCGAGAGGCCGCCCGACGAGGGCGGGGCCCGACCCGCCGCCGGTTCCTCGCCTGGGCCGCCGCGCTGCCGGCCCTCCCGATGCTGGGTGGGCGGGCCGAGGGCCGGGTCCTCCGACGCCCGAGCTTCTCCGCCGACCCGTTCTCCTGCGGCGTCGCCTCCGGGGACCCGGACCCCCGGGGCGTCGTCCTCTGGACCCGGCTCGCCCCCGAGCCGTTCGAGCCGTCGGGCGGGATGGCGCCGGACCTCGTCGAGGTCTCCTGGCAGGTCGCCAACGACGAGGCGATGGCCGACGTGGTTCGCGAGGGGAAGGCCGTCGCCACCCCCCAGCTCGGCCACTCGGTCCACGCCGAGGTCGACGGCCTGGAGCCCGGCCGCTGGTACTACTACCGCTTCCGGGCCGGGGACGCCGAGAGCCCCGTCGCCCGCACCCGGACGATGCCCCGGGCCTCGGAGACTCCCGACGAACTCCGGTTCGCCTTCGCCTCCTGCCAGCACTTCGAGTCGGGCCTCTTCACCGCCTACCAGTACATGGCCCAGGACGACCTCGACCTGGTCTTCCACCTCGGCGACTACATCTACGAGGGCAAGGGCCGGGACGGCCAGGTCCGCAAGCACCTGGGGGACGAGATCCAGTCGCTCGACGACTACCGGATCCGATACGCCCTCTACCGGAGCGACCCCCACCTCCGAGCCATGCACGCCAAGTGCCCCTGGATGGTCACCTGGGACGACCACGAGTTCGACAACAACTGCGCCGGCGAGATCTCGGAGCAGGAGGAGGTCGACCCGGTCGCCTTCCTCGGACGCCGGGCCAACGCCTACCAGGCCTACTACGAGATGATGCCCCTGCGGCGCCGGTCGCTGCCCCGGGGGGCCGACATGCGGCTCTACCGCGGCCTGAACTTCGGCCGGCTCGCCGCCTTCCAGGTGCTCGACACCCGGCAGTACCGCTCCGACCAGCCCAACGACGACCGCCGCAGCCCCCTGAATGACGCCGCCCTCGACCCGAAGCAGTCGATGCTCGGCCGCCGGCAGCTCGGCTGGCTGGAGGCGAACCTCCTGGCCTCGACCGCCTCCTGGAACGTCCTTGCCCAGCAGGTGATGATGGCGATGGTCGGCTTCCGGTTGGAGGACGGCGACGGCGCCCGGGTCTACTCGATGGACCAGTGGCCCGGCTACGCCGCCGAGCGGATCAAGCTCATGGAGTTCCTCCGGGACCGCAAGGTCCCCAACCCCGTCGTCCTCACTGGCGACATCCACTCCAACTGGGCCAACGACCTCCGGGTCGACGACCGGGAGCCCGACCGGCCGGTGGTGGCCACCGAGTTCGTCGGCACCTCCATCGCCAGCGGCGGCAACGGCATGGCCACCGTCCCCGGCCTGGAGGAGCGGCTGGCCGACAATCCCGCCGTCCGCTTCTTCAACGCCCAGCGCGGCTACGTCCGCTGCACCGTCACCCCCGAGGCCTGGCGGAGCGACTACCAGGTCGTCGAGCAGGTGACCACGCCCGGCGCCCCCGTCGTGACCAAGGCCTCCTTCGTGGTCGAGTCCGGTCGCCCCGGCTGCCAGCCGGCCTGACCCGACGGTCCGAAGGTTGATGCGACCCTCCCCGGGGCCGGACTCGGCCCCGGGACCTCCCCGAGACGAGCCCCCCCATGATCCTCCTGCTCTCGATCGCCCTCGCCCTGCCTCCGGCCGATGCCGACGCCCCCGGCGCCGACCTCCGGGTGATGAGCTTCAACATCCGTTACGGCACCGCCGATGACGGCGAGAACGCCTGGCCGAACCGCAAGGACTTCCTGGTCGAGACGATCCGGGGCGTCGACCCCGACCTCCTCGGTACTCAGGAGACCCTCGGGTTCCAGCGGGACGACCTGGCCCGGGCCCTCCCCGAATACACCGTGCTCGCCGCCGGGCGGGACGACGGCAAGGAGTCCGGCGAGATGATGGCCCTCTTCTACCGGACCGACCGCTTCGAGGAACTCCGATCCGGCCACTTCTGGCTGAGCGAGACGCCGGACGAGGTCGGCAGCAAGAGCTGGGACAGTTCTCTGCCCCGGATGGTCACCTGGGCCGAGCTGCGGGACCGCAAGGCCGGCCCCGGGTCCCCCCCGATCGCCGTCTTCAACACCCACTTCGACCATCGGGGACCGCAGGCCCGGCTGGAGTCGGCCCGGCTGATCCGCCGCAAGGTCGCCGAGCTGGCCCCGAACTCTCGGGTCGTCGTCACCGGCGACTTCAACGCTGGGGAGGGGAGCGATCCCTACGAGGCCCTCTTCGACCCCGAGGCCGAGGCGCCCCCGCTGGTCGACTCCTACCGCGTCGCCCACCCCGAGCCGAGCCCCGAGGGGGAAGGCACCTTCTCCAACTTCCGGGCCGGGGCGACCACGGGCCCCCGGATCGACTGGATCGCCTGCTCCCCCGACTGGGAGGTGAAGCGGGCCGACATCGTCCCCGATTCCCGGGACGGCCGGACCCCCTCGGACCACCTCCCCGTCACCGCCATCCTGGCGCCGAAGGCCGGGGCCGACCAGGACTGACCGGCCCGGGGTCGGGTCATCGTGTGCAGGTCGGGTCCCCGACCCGATTCCAGGGCATCTTCGCCAGGAGCATCCCCATGCCGCAGGTCTCGGTGATCCCGGCGAAGACCAGCCCCGCCCCCGCGAACGCGGAGAGGCCCAGGAAGCCCGGATGCACGAACGCCCCCAACGCGGTGCCGATCACCACGAGCGCCCCGGCCGCGATCCGGACCTGCCGCTCCAGGGAGATGGCCTTCGTCCCCCGGACTACCGGCAGCCCGGCCTGCTCCCAGGCGACCGTCCCCCCTTCCACGTTCACCACGTTCGAGAACCCGGCCGACGCGAACTTCTCGCTGGCCATCCTCGCCCGGTTGCCGCTCCGGCAGATGACGTACAGCGGCTCGCCCCCGGCGGCGTCCCGCGACGCCATGACCGCCCTCGGGTCGAGCGCGTCGAGCGGCACGAGCCGGGCGGGCTCCGCGTGCACCTCCCGGAACTCGACCGGGGTCCTTACGTCGATCAGGTCCACCGGCTCGCCCCGGCGGCGAAGCCC carries:
- a CDS encoding acyl-CoA thioesterase, which translates into the protein MAEPRVFEHPVTVGPRDIDRMGHVNNVVYLRYAQDAAVAHWKAVVTGELAEALLWVARRHEIDYLKPALPGDELVARTWVGMADGATFERFVEILRPSDDRLLTKVRTLWVAVDPRSHRPRRIPEAMVRLFEEWSGSGVADGGDGG
- a CDS encoding rhodanese-like domain-containing protein — its product is MSVATIPTISPRELEGLRRRGEPVDLIDVRTPVEFREVHAEPARLVPLDALDPRAVMASRDAAGGEPLYVICRSGNRARMASEKFASAGFSNVVNVEGGTVAWEQAGLPVVRGTKAISLERQVRIAAGALVVIGTALGAFVHPGFLGLSAFAGAGLVFAGITETCGMGMLLAKMPWNRVGDPTCTR
- the gloA2 gene encoding SMU1112c/YaeR family gloxylase I-like metalloprotein is translated as MRLLRTHHVAIICSDYARSRRFYAETLGLEVVSEIYREARDSYKLDLRLPDGTQVELFSFPDPPRRPSYPEASGLRHLAFEVADLDAAVLELELGGVAVEPVRLDELTGKRFTFFADPDGLPLELYER
- a CDS encoding alkaline phosphatase D family protein, encoding MIDPNEIREAARRGRGPTRRRFLAWAAALPALPMLGGRAEGRVLRRPSFSADPFSCGVASGDPDPRGVVLWTRLAPEPFEPSGGMAPDLVEVSWQVANDEAMADVVREGKAVATPQLGHSVHAEVDGLEPGRWYYYRFRAGDAESPVARTRTMPRASETPDELRFAFASCQHFESGLFTAYQYMAQDDLDLVFHLGDYIYEGKGRDGQVRKHLGDEIQSLDDYRIRYALYRSDPHLRAMHAKCPWMVTWDDHEFDNNCAGEISEQEEVDPVAFLGRRANAYQAYYEMMPLRRRSLPRGADMRLYRGLNFGRLAAFQVLDTRQYRSDQPNDDRRSPLNDAALDPKQSMLGRRQLGWLEANLLASTASWNVLAQQVMMAMVGFRLEDGDGARVYSMDQWPGYAAERIKLMEFLRDRKVPNPVVLTGDIHSNWANDLRVDDREPDRPVVATEFVGTSIASGGNGMATVPGLEERLADNPAVRFFNAQRGYVRCTVTPEAWRSDYQVVEQVTTPGAPVVTKASFVVESGRPGCQPA
- a CDS encoding endonuclease/exonuclease/phosphatase family protein; its protein translation is MILLLSIALALPPADADAPGADLRVMSFNIRYGTADDGENAWPNRKDFLVETIRGVDPDLLGTQETLGFQRDDLARALPEYTVLAAGRDDGKESGEMMALFYRTDRFEELRSGHFWLSETPDEVGSKSWDSSLPRMVTWAELRDRKAGPGSPPIAVFNTHFDHRGPQARLESARLIRRKVAELAPNSRVVVTGDFNAGEGSDPYEALFDPEAEAPPLVDSYRVAHPEPSPEGEGTFSNFRAGATTGPRIDWIACSPDWEVKRADIVPDSRDGRTPSDHLPVTAILAPKAGADQD